The stretch of DNA CGCGATCTGCGCGCCGCGCTTGGCGACATGCGCCTCGACCAGCGTACGTACTGCTATCGGCTGACCGCTGCAGCAATTGACCACACCGCTGAAATCAGTCCGCTCAAGCAAGTCGGCCAGGTAACCAACGGCCGTTTCGATGGGCAGGAAATCGCGCAACTGCTCCCCGCCCGACATGTCGAAGCGTGGCTGCCCTGCATCGATGGCCCGGTCCAGCGCCGCCAGCAGGCTGTTGGGGTTCTGGCCTTCACCGAACAGGTAGAACAGCCGCACCCATTGCAAGGCAAATGGCTGCTGCCGGGCCAGGCTTTCGAGGAACTGGCGCAGGCTGTGCTTGGCCAGGCCGTAGGGGTTGCCCGGCTGGCAGACCAGCGACTCGCCCAGCGCGCCATCCTGCAGGCCGTATTCCAGGCAGGTACCGGTAACCTGCACCCGGGCAACCCCGGCTTGCACCACACGCTGGATGAACCCGTAGTCGGCCATCAGGTTGTGTTCGAAGTGGAATAACCCCTGATAGTTGGGCAAGCCGGGCCAGGCCAGGTGCACCAGCGCATCGACACCTTCGCACAGCGCGCCGACGTCCAGCTGCGGGTCATGCACATCGGCGCCGACGAACTCGACCTGGTCGAACCACGGCATCGCCCGCGCAGCATCCACGCGGCGCGCAACGGCACGCACCCGGTGGCCGCGCGCCAGCAGCGCGCCGACCAGGTGCCGGCCGACAAAACCGCTGGCTCCGGTAACCAGCACGGTCAGGCTGCTCACAGGATGGTCAGCTCCGGCACGGCAATCACGAATCGCCCGCCCCACTCACGCACCTGCGCCTGCTGCTGGCTGACCTCCTGAAGCAGGTTCCACGGCAACACCAGCACGTAATCGGGCTGTTCGATGGCCAACCGCTCCGGGGCCACCACCGGAATACGGCTGCCCGGCAGGAACTTGCCCTGTTTGTGCGGGTTGGCGTCGGCCACCCAGGCCAGCAGGTCAGGCTTGACCCCGGCATAGTTGAACAAGGTGTTGCCCTTGGCCGCCGCGCCGTAGCCGACCACGCGCTTGCCTTCGGCCTTGGCCTGCAGCAGGAAGCGCAGCAGCTGGTGCTTGATGCGTTCGGCGGCGGGCGCCAGGGTGTTGTAGAACGCCGCCGTGGTCACCCCTACCCCCAGCTCGATGCCGAGCAGGTCATCGACACTGGCGCGGCGCACCTGCGGGCCGCCAGCGCGCTGCACGAACACCCGCAGCGAGCCGCCATGGGTCGGCAGCTCACTGACATCGAAGATCTCCAGGCCGTTGCGCTGGCACAGGGTGTTCACCGCAGTCAGCGACAGGTAGGAGTAGTGCTCGTGGTACAGGGTATCGAACTGATGCGCGGCCATCAGGCAGAGCAGGTGCGGGAATTCGAACGTGGCGACGCCATCGGCCTTGAGCAGGGTGGCGAAGCCGCGCAGGAAGTCATTGATGTCCGGCACGTGGGCCAGCACGTTGTTGGCCGCCATCAGGTCGGCCGACCAGCCCTCGCCCGCCAGCGCCTCGGCCACCTGCTGGCCGAAGAACACTTCGCGGATTTCGAGCCCCTTTTCCCGCGCCGCCTGGGCGGTGCTGCGGGTGGGCTCCACGCCCAGGCATGGGATGCCGCGCTCGGCAACGTACTGCAGCAAGTAGCCATCGTTGGCGGCGATCTCCACCACCCGGCTCTGCGTGGTCAGGCCGAAGCGCTCGACCATCTGCGCCACGTAGTCGCGGGCATGGGCCAGCCAGGAGCTTGAGTAGGAACTGAAATAGGCGTAGTCGGCATCGAACAGCGCATCGGCGCGGGTGTAGTCCTCGGTCTGTACCAACCAGCACTGCTCGCACACCGCGACCTTCAGCGGCACCCAGGCCTCGGCCGCGCCCAGTTGCTCGGCGCGCAGGTAGGCATTGGACGGCGGCGCGGTGCCCAGGTCGATCAGGGGCAGGCTCAGGCAGGTACCACAGCCACGGCAATTCATGGACACACTCCGGTGAACGATGGGGCCAGCCAGGGATGCTCGGCATCCCGGGCTGACAGATTCTTGACAGCCAGCGGCCAGCTGATGGCCAGCCTCGGGTCGTGCACCGACAGCCCGCCCTCGCGGCCCGGGGCATAGTCGGCACTGTGCAGGTAAAGCAGTTCGGCTTCGTCGCTCAACACCTGAAAACCATGGGCGAAGCCAGCCGGGATCAACAGGCTACGCCCATCCCCGGCCTGCAGATGCTCGGCATGCCAGTGCAGGAAGGTCGGCGACCCCTGGCGCAGGTCTACTGCCACATCCCAGACTTCACCGCGCAGGCAGGTGATCAGCTTGGCTTCCGGCGCATCGCCGAGCTGGTAGTGCAGGCCGCGCACGCTGCCCTGCCCGACCGTATGCGAATGGTTGATCTGGCGCACATGGAACGGCGCCCCCAGTGCGCCCAGGCTGGTTTCGCAGAACAGCCGGGCGAACTGGCCGCGGGCATCGCCGTGGCGCTTGTGCTGGACACTGAACAGACCGTCGAGGGGCAAGGCGTGCAGCAGCAGATCAGTCACGACAACTCCGCGTACAGGTTCAACTGGTCAAGGGTGACGGCACGCATGTTGTCGCCGCGCTGCCAGGCCAGGTGCCAGTCCAGGGTGTGCTTTAGGCAATCGTGCAGCGACCAGCGCGTGCGCCAGCCCAGCAGCTGTCGCGCACGCGAGCTGTCCAGGCGCAGCAGGCCGGCCTCATGCAGCTCGCTCGGTTCCACGTGCATGCCCGGTGCTTGCGGCCACTGGCGGGCGAGATGCGCCACCACCTCGCCAACGCTGCACATGTCCTGCTCAGCGGGCCCGAAGTTCCAGGCACCCGCGTAAGCCGGGCCTTGGCGATACAAGCGTTCGGCCAGTTGCAGGTAACCGGCCAGCGGCTCCAGGGCGTGCTGCCAGGGGCGCACGGCCTGGGGGTAGCGCAGGGTCACAGGCGTACCCGCCGACCAGGCCTTGAGTACGTCCGGGATCAGCCGATCGGCCGCGAAGTCGCCACCGCCCAGCACATTGCCTGCGCGTGCAGTCGCCAGCGCCAGGCCGTGTTCGGCGTGTTTGTCCGCCGGGAAGAACGACGCGGCATAGGACTGCGCCAGCAGCTCGCAGCAAGCCTTGCTGCTGCTGTACGGGTCATGCCCGCCGAGGGCTTCGTTCTCGCGGTAAGGCCAAGGCCATTCCTGGTTGGCATAGACCTTGTCGGTGGTCACCAGCACGCAGGCCCGCACGCCACCGACCTGGCGCATGGCCTCCAGCAGGTGAAGGGTGCCCATGACATTGCTGGAGTAGGTACCCAGCGGGTCGCGATAGGCTTCGCGCACCAGCGGCTGCGCCGCCAGGTGCAGGACGATTTCAGGCTGTGCCTCGGCCACGGTGTCGAGCAGCGCGCCAAGGTCTCGCAGGTCGCCGCGCACATCGGTGATCTCGCGGCCGACCTGGGCCAGCTCGAACAGGCTGGGCTCGGTTCCCGGGTCCAGGGCAAAGCCTGTGACCTGCGCGCCCAGTTCACGCAGCCAGAGGGCCAGCCAGCTGCCCTTGAAGCCCGTGTGGCCGGTCAGCAAGACACGCTTGCCCTGCCAGAATGCCGGGCTCAGTCCCATTGCTTCCATGGGGCCTCCCCGCTTTGCCACAGGTGCTCCAGGTGGTTCTTGTCGCGCAGCGTGTCCATCGGGTGCCAGAAGCCGTCATGCTGGAAGGCATTGAGCTGCGCCGCTGCGGCCAGCCGGGCGAGCGGTTCGGACTCCCAGGAAGTCTGGTCGTCGTCGATG from Pseudomonas putida encodes:
- a CDS encoding NAD-dependent epimerase/dehydratase family protein — protein: MTVLVTGASGFVGRHLVGALLARGHRVRAVARRVDAARAMPWFDQVEFVGADVHDPQLDVGALCEGVDALVHLAWPGLPNYQGLFHFEHNLMADYGFIQRVVQAGVARVQVTGTCLEYGLQDGALGESLVCQPGNPYGLAKHSLRQFLESLARQQPFALQWVRLFYLFGEGQNPNSLLAALDRAIDAGQPRFDMSGGEQLRDFLPIETAVGYLADLLERTDFSGVVNCCSGQPIAVRTLVEAHVAKRGAQIALNLGHYPYPAHEPMAFWGDARRLRALLGVACDEA
- a CDS encoding class I SAM-dependent methyltransferase — its product is MNCRGCGTCLSLPLIDLGTAPPSNAYLRAEQLGAAEAWVPLKVAVCEQCWLVQTEDYTRADALFDADYAYFSSYSSSWLAHARDYVAQMVERFGLTTQSRVVEIAANDGYLLQYVAERGIPCLGVEPTRSTAQAAREKGLEIREVFFGQQVAEALAGEGWSADLMAANNVLAHVPDINDFLRGFATLLKADGVATFEFPHLLCLMAAHQFDTLYHEHYSYLSLTAVNTLCQRNGLEIFDVSELPTHGGSLRVFVQRAGGPQVRRASVDDLLGIELGVGVTTAAFYNTLAPAAERIKHQLLRFLLQAKAEGKRVVGYGAAAKGNTLFNYAGVKPDLLAWVADANPHKQGKFLPGSRIPVVAPERLAIEQPDYVLVLPWNLLQEVSQQQAQVREWGGRFVIAVPELTIL
- a CDS encoding dTDP-4-dehydrorhamnose 3,5-epimerase family protein translates to MTDLLLHALPLDGLFSVQHKRHGDARGQFARLFCETSLGALGAPFHVRQINHSHTVGQGSVRGLHYQLGDAPEAKLITCLRGEVWDVAVDLRQGSPTFLHWHAEHLQAGDGRSLLIPAGFAHGFQVLSDEAELLYLHSADYAPGREGGLSVHDPRLAISWPLAVKNLSARDAEHPWLAPSFTGVCP
- the rfbG gene encoding CDP-glucose 4,6-dehydratase, giving the protein MEAMGLSPAFWQGKRVLLTGHTGFKGSWLALWLRELGAQVTGFALDPGTEPSLFELAQVGREITDVRGDLRDLGALLDTVAEAQPEIVLHLAAQPLVREAYRDPLGTYSSNVMGTLHLLEAMRQVGGVRACVLVTTDKVYANQEWPWPYRENEALGGHDPYSSSKACCELLAQSYAASFFPADKHAEHGLALATARAGNVLGGGDFAADRLIPDVLKAWSAGTPVTLRYPQAVRPWQHALEPLAGYLQLAERLYRQGPAYAGAWNFGPAEQDMCSVGEVVAHLARQWPQAPGMHVEPSELHEAGLLRLDSSRARQLLGWRTRWSLHDCLKHTLDWHLAWQRGDNMRAVTLDQLNLYAELS